One region of Culex pipiens pallens isolate TS chromosome 2, TS_CPP_V2, whole genome shotgun sequence genomic DNA includes:
- the LOC120415306 gene encoding lipase member H: MVLNDTQLALCTVFTLYLGGLPLMYSPAPRGDCENCCPIREPKDIQFFLFTRQNRDKGDVLYVSDKKHLRRSHLNRTNPLVIYMHGFSERAPGGEGESSRQMKEALLDSGDFNVVLVDWSPLTALPWYVNSVQNGPRVGRFIARFIRFLVLSNFPLKQIHLIGFSLGAEVAGFAGKTLNEWGMKLPRITGLDPAFPLYVFERASQRLSPNDAEFVDVIHTDGGLLGYPWPLGHVDFYPNGGVPLQPGCAQQELSKNRWLGVIIGCSHARAWQYFAESLARPRAFLCDRCENSDDSGSATASSNCTMTNEVFMGMFTDRTLRGKYYLSTNPEPPFGKNLPLN; the protein is encoded by the exons GTGGTCTTCCGCTGATGTACAGCCCGGCACCGAGGGGCGACTGCGAAAACTGCTGCCCAATCCGGGAGCCCAAGGATATTCAGTTTTTCCTCTTCACCAG GCAAAATCGTGACAAGGGAGATGTGCTGTACGTTTCCGACAAGAAACATCTGCGGAGGTCCCACCTGAACAGGACCAACCCGCTGGTGATCTACATGCACGGCTTTTCTGAGCGGGCACCGGGCGGGGAGGGCGAGAGCAGCCGACAGATGAAGGAAG CTCTGCTCGACTCCGGCGACTTCAACGTGGTCCTGGTGGACTGGAGCCCGCTGACGGCGCTGCCCTGGTACGTCAACTCGGTCCAAAATGGGCCCCGCGTGGGCCGGTTCATCGCCCGTTTCATCCGCTTCCTGGTGCTGTCCAATTTTCCGCTGAAGCAGATTCACCTGATTGGATTCAGCCTGGGGGCGGAAGTGGCCGGATTCGCCGGAAAAACGCTCAACGAGTGGGGCATGAAGCTGCCCCGGATCACCG GTCTCGACCCGGCCTTCCCCCTGTACGTGTTCGAGCGGGCCTCCCAGCGTCTCAGCCCGAACGATGCCGAGTTCGTGGACGTCATCCACACCGACGGGGGCCTGCTCGGCTATCCGTGGCCGCTGGGTCACGTGGACTTTTACCCCAACGGTGGCGTCCCGCTGCAGCCGGGTTGTGCCCAGCAAGAGCTGTCCAAGAATCGCTGGCTGGGCGTCATCATCGGGTGTAGTCACGCCCGCGCATGGCAGTACTTTGCCGAATCGCTGGCCAGGCCGAGGGCCTTCCTGTGCGATCGGTGCGAGAACAGTGACGACAGCGGCAGTGCTACCGCTTCCAGTAACTGTACCATGACCAACGAGGTGTTCATGGGGATGTTCACCGATCGAACGCTGCGGGGGAAGTACTACCTCAGTACGAATCCGGAACCGCCGTTCGGGAAGAATTTGCCATTGAATTAA